The following proteins come from a genomic window of Aspergillus oryzae RIB40 DNA, chromosome 4:
- a CDS encoding uncharacterized protein (predicted protein), whose protein sequence is MASDTETIRIGYVPEHYLTPLHLALRSPAVASLPFKISIVPFPSGTGHMITSLREKEIDIAIGLTEGWVAGLAGKQQAQKDAVLGGYKVVGEWVATPLRWAIVTGRERADLQGVADLKDKRVGVSRLGSGSHIMSFVLAQNHGWKSDSLTSVPLGPFQALRNGVTGYDPSHPEQQPEPTAEFFMWEHFTTKPYFHPTAEKPHPPLKKIGEIYTPWPSWMIVASTAVFPDPEIDGKLQQLFKLLNQGIKDFEADTAQAVKLLGTGELGCSYVEEDATEWLKDVKFVQGTRGVNRKTIEGVVDVLKVAGVIDSAMSNDEAVTRVVGVQRLDPVLRANG, encoded by the exons ATGGCTTCAGACACAGAAACCATCCGAATTGGATATGTACCAG AACATTACCTCACTCCCCTCCACCTTGCCCTCCGCTCTCCCGCTGTCGCATCCCTTCCGTTTAAGATCTCTATTGTTCCGTTCCCATCCGGGACGGGACATATGATCACCTCCCTGCGCGAGAAAGAAATTGACATTGCAATTGGGTTGACTGAAGGCTGGGTTGCTGGTCTGGCGGGAAAACAGCAAGCGCAGAAGGATGCAGTCTTGGGCGGATATAAAGTCGTCGGGGAATGGGTTGCTACACCATTACGGTGGGCTATTGTCACtggaagagagagagcggATCTCCAAGGTGTTGCCGACCTAAAGGACAAGCGGGTTGGTGTTAGTAGATTGGGAAG TGGTTCTCACATCATGTCATTCGTCCTTGCCCAGAATCACGGCTGGAAATCCGACTCCTTGACTAGCGTCCCATTGGGACCATTCCAGGCCCTGCGCAACGGAGTAACGGGGTACGACCCTTCGCACCCGGAGCAGCAGCCTGAACCTACTGCTGAGTTTTTCATGTGGGAACATTTCACAACGAAGCCGTACTTCCACCCGACAGCTGAGAAGCCCCATCCGCCACTCAAGAAGATCGGAGAGATCTACACACCGTGGCCGTCTTGGATGATCGTGGCGTCAACAGCTGTATTCCCAGACCCTGAGATTGATGGCAAGCTGCAGCAACTGTTCAAGCTCTTGAACCAAGGTATCAAGGATTTCGAGGCCGATACAGCGCAGGCTGTGAAGCTACTTGGTACCGGAGAGCTGGGATGTAGTTATGTAGAGGAGGATGCTACGGAATGGCTGAAGGATGTCAAGTTCGTCCAGGGCACAAGAGGTGTAAACAGGAAGACCATCGAGGGTGTAGTGGATGTTCTCAAGGTGGCAGGGGTGATTGACAGCGCAATGAGCAATGATGAGGCTGTTACACGAGTCGTAGGAGTTCAGCG TCTGGACCCAGTCCTCCGAGCGAACGGTTGA
- a CDS encoding PQ-loop repeat-containing protein (predicted protein), whose amino-acid sequence MIGVQMVTLKVALDNRPAPGVKNSLEHVPFSSVSNGGRLTRPYDFWQWKSAKPYWMFLAYFIAALSFIQICLPPIAQSEFYINCLGYIGLAVEATLPLPQIIANHQSRSCKGFRLSVVAAWILGDLMKLSYFFCSQEVIPWAFRLCALFQCVCDLYLGVQFWMYSKASFSAAGSPREPSGNWTVEEKDIRMT is encoded by the exons ATGATTGGGGTCCAAATGGTTACGCTCAAGGTTGCGCTGGATAATCGGCCGGCTCCCGGTGTGAAAAACAGCCTCGAGCACGTTCCGTTCAGCAGTGTCAGTAATGGCGGCAGACTTACTCGACCCTATGACTTTTGGCAGTGGAAGAGTGCAAAGCC ATATTGGATGTTTTTGGCTTATTTCATTGCTGCGCTCTCATTTATTCAGATCTGCCTACCTCCAATTGCTCAGTCCGAGTTCTACATTAACTGCCTCGGATATATCGGTTTAGCTGTGGAGGCCACCCTGCCTCTGCCTCAAATCATTGCTAACCATCAGTCACGCTCATGCAAAGGATTCCGCTTGTCGGTTGTAGCCGCATGGATTCTTGGTGATCTGATGAAACTGAGTTacttcttctgcagtcaGGAGGTAATTCCCTGGGCTTTCCGCCTATGCGCATTGTTCCAGTGCGTCTGTGATTTGTACCTCGGGGTACAATTTTGGAtgtattccaaagcctcaTTTAGTGCTGCTGGCAGCCCTAGGGAGCCCAGTGGAAACTGGACTgttgaggagaaagacatcCGGATGACTTGA
- a CDS encoding glucan 1,3-alpha-glucosidase ROT2 (glucosidase II catalytic (alpha) subunit and related enzymes, glycosyl hydrolase family 31) codes for MAGRRLLSTRWTLLLSLVILLGCLVIPGVAVKHENFKKCSQSGFCKRNRAYADDVAAKGSAWSSPYELDSSSIQFKDGQLHGTILKSVSAEEKVKLPLTVSFLESGVARVVIDEEKRLNKEIELRHDSQARKERYNEAEKWVLVGGLELSKSATLDSESETGVTRVLYGPENNFQAIIRHSPFDIEFQRDGQTHVHLNNKGYLNMEHWRRKVDTSEGDGEQNSESQEDESTWWEETFGGNTDTKPKGPESVGLDITFPGYGHVYGIPEHADSLSLRETRGGSGNHEEPYRMYNSDVFEYELNSPMTLYGAIPLMQAHRPGSTVGVFWLNAAETWVDIVKSTSSANPLSLGVNSKTDTQSHWFSESGQIDVFVFLGPTPQDISKKYGELTGYTQLPQHFAIAYHQCRWNYVTDEDVKDVDRNFDKYQIPYDVIWLDIEYLDDRKYFTWDPLTFPNPIGMEEQLDESERKLVVIIDPHIKNKEKYTISEELKSKNLATRNKDGEIYEGWCWPGSSHWVDCFNPEAIKWWIGLFKYDKFKGTLPNVFIWNDMNEPSVFNGPETTMPKDNLHYGNWEHRDIHNVNGITFVNATYNAMLERKKGELRRPFILTRSYYAGAQRMSAMWTGDNQATWEHLAISLPMVLNNGISGFPFAGADVGGFFHNPSKDLLTRWYQTGIWYPFFRAHAHIDTRRREPYLISEPHRSIIAQAIRLRYQLLPAWYTAFHEASVNGTPIVRPQFYVHPSDEAGFVIDDQLYLGSTGILTKPVVTEGTTTVDIYLADDEKYYDYFDYTVYQGAGKRHEVPAPLEKVPVLMQGGHVIPRKDRPRRSSGLMKWDPYTLVVVLDKNGEADGTLYVDDGETFDYERGAYIHRRFHFHDSTLSSEDIGTKGPKTAEYLKAMASVRVERVVVIDPPKGWQEKSTVTVIEDGAKTASTAAMEYHAQPNGKAPYAVVKNPTVSIGKTWRIEF; via the exons ATGGCCGGGAGGCGGCTGTTGTCCACTCGCTGGACCCtattgctttccttggtCATCCTACTCGGATGTCTTGTCATACCCGGAG TCGCTGTAAAGCATGAGAATTTCAAAAAATGCTCTCAATCCGGTTTCTGTAAACGAAACAGGGCATATGCCGACGACGTCGCCGCCAAGGGTTCAGCTTGGAGCTCTCCATATGAACTTGactcttcatccattcagTTCAAGGACGGTCAATTGCACGGAACAATTTTGAAATCGGTATCCGCTGAGGAAAAGGTCAAGTTGCCTCTCACCGTGTCCTTCCTCGAGTCTGGAGTTGCCCGAGTCGTtattgatgaagaaaaacGCTTGAACAAGGAAATCGAGCTTCGCCATGACAGTCAGGCTCGCAAGGAAAGATACAATGAAGCGGAAAAATGGGTCCTGGTTGGTGGTCTGGAATTAAGCAAATCTGCGACCCTCGATTCCGAATCGGAGACAGGAGTTACCAGAGTTCTATACGGACCAGAGAATAACTTCCAAGCAATTATCCGTCACTCTCCGTTCGACATAGAGTTTCAAAGGGATGGACAGACTCATGTTCATCTGAATAATAAAGGATACCTGAACATGGAGCATTGGCGACGGAAGGTGGATACTTCCGAAGGTGACGGTGAGCAAAACTCCGAATCACAGGAAGATGAGAGCACCTGGTGGGAAGAAACTTTCGGTGGAAACACAGACACAAAACCCAAAGGCCCTGAGAGCGTGGGATTGGATATCACATTCCCTGGCTACGGCCATGTTTATGGTATCCCAGAGCATGCCGATTCCTTATCTTTAAGGGAGACCAG AGGTGGTTCCGGAAACCATGAAGAGCCTTACCGCATGTACAATTCCGACGTGTTTGAATACGAGCTCAACAGTCCTATGACCCTATACGGTGCCATTCCACTTATGCAAGCGCACAGACCGGGCTCTACTGTCGGGGTGTTTTGGCTTAATGCTGCTGAGACATGGGTGGACATTGTAAAGTCGACATCCTCTGCCAACCCACTTTCTCTAGGGGTGAACTCAAAAACCGATACTCAAAGCCATTGGTTCTCCGAGTCTGGACAAATCGACGTGTTTGTCTTTCTAGGGCCTACGCCACAGGATATCAGCAAGAAGTATGGTGAGCTCACTGGTTATACTCAGCTGCCTCAGCACTTTGCCATCGCGTACCATCAGTGTCGCTGGAATTATGTCACCGATGAAGATGTAAAAGATGTCGATCGCAATTTCGACAAGTACCAGATCCCATATGATGTTATTTGGCTCGACATCGAGTATCTTGATGACAGGAAATATTTCACCTGGGATCCGCTGACCTTTCCCAACCCGATTGGTATGGAGGAACAACTTGATGAATCGGAACGCAAGCTTGTGGTCATCATTGATCCTCATATCAAGAATAAGGAGAAATACACCATCTCGGAGGAGCTTAAGAGTAAGAACCTGGCCACTCGGAACAAGGACGGTGAAATTTACGAGGGCTGGTGTTGGCCAGGGTCATCGCATTGGGTGGATTGCTTCAATCCGGAGGCTATCAAGTGGTGGATAGGCCTGTTTAAGTATGATAAGTTCAAGGGCACCCTTCCGAATGTCTTCATTTGGAATGATATGAACGAGCCATCCGTGTTCAACGGCCCGGAAACCACTATGCCCAAAGATAACCTTCATTATGGCAACTGGGAGCACCGTGACATTCACAATGTCAATGGTATCACGTTTGTGAATGCGACATATAATGCGATGTTAGAACGGAAGAAAGGCGAGCTTCGTCGGCCGTTCATTTTGACACGGTCGTATTATGCTGGAGCCCAACGGATGTCTGCCATGTGGACTGGCGACAATCAGGCAACTTGGGAACATCTGGCCATCTCTCTGCCGATGGTTCTGAACAATGGTATTTCCGGGTTCCCCTTCGCAGGAgctgatgttggtggttTCTTCCATAACCCGAGCAAGGACCTCCTCACCCGATGGTATCAAACTGGCATTTGGTATCCTTTCTTCCGTGCGCACGCACATATAGATACTCGTCGGCGTGAACCGTATTTGATTAGCGAGCCCCACAGGTCTATCATCGCACAGGCCATTCGTTTGAGATACCAGCTCTTACCTGCCTGGTACACTGCCTTCCACGAAGCTTCGGTGAATGGAACGCCGATCGTGAGACCCCAGTTCTATGTTCATCCTTCGGACGAAGCAGGCTTTGTCATCGATGACCAACTCTACCTGGGCTCTACTGGTATCCTTACGAAGCCAGTAGTCACCGAGGGAACAACTACTGTAGACATTTATCtcgccgatgatgagaagTACTACGATTATTTCGATTACACGGTCTACCAGGGGGCGGGTAAGAGACACGAGGTGCCTGCACCTCTTGAGAAAGTGCCTGTTTTAATGCAGGGCGGCCATGTGATTCCTCGCAAGGACCGACCACGGCGCAGTAGTGGGTTGATGAAATGGGATCCGTACACTCTTGTTGTTGTCTTAGACAAGAACGGAGAGGCAGACGGCACGCTGTATGTGGATGACGGCGAGACGTTTGATTATGAGCGAGGAGCGTATATTCATCGTCGTTTCCACTTCCATGACTCCACTCTGTCGTCGGAAGACATTGGGACCAAGGGCCCCAAGACAGCCGAGTACCTCAAGGCCATGGCAAGCGTCCGAGTTGAAAGGGTGGTGGTTATTGATCCACCGAAAGGATGGCAGGAGAAGTCCACAGTAACTGTCATAGAGGATGGTGCCAAGACTGCGTCCACAGCGGCCATGGAGTACCATGCCCAGCCGAACGGAAAGGCCCCATACGCCGTGGTGAAGAACCCTACCGTCAGCATTGGAAAGACCTGGAGGATCGAGTTCTGA
- a CDS encoding nucleoside-diphosphate kinase (nucleoside diphosphate kinase) encodes MSDEQTFIAIKPDGVQRGLVGPIISRFENRGFKLAALKLCSPSKEHLEQHYADLSSKPFFPGLVSYMLSGPIVAMVWEGREVVKTGRTILGATNPLASAPGTIRGDFAIDVGRNVCHGSDSVENAKKEIALWFKPEELQKYKHSQFDWIYEKA; translated from the exons ATGTCCGACGAGCAGAC CTTCATTGCCATCAAGCCCGACGGTGTCCAG CGCGGACTCGTTGGCCCCATCATCTCTCGCTTTGAGAACCGTGG CTTCAAGCTTGCTGCCCTGAAGCTCTGCTCCCCCTCCAAGGAGCACCTCGAGCAGCACTATGCTGACCTCAGCTCCAAGCCTTTCTTCCCCGGCCTCGTCTCCT ACATGCTGAGCGGCCCCATCGTCGCCATGGTCTGGGAGGGCCGTGAGGTCGTCAAGACCGGCCGCA CCATCCTCGGTGCCACCAACCCTCTTGCCTCCGCCCCTGGCACCATCCGTGGTGACTTCGCCATT GATGTTGGCCGCAACGTTTGCCACGGCTCCGACAGCGTCGAGAACgccaagaaggagattgCCCTCTGGTTCAAGCCTGAGGAGCTCCAGAAGTACAAGCACAGCCAGTTTGACTGGATCTACGAGAAGGCCTAA
- a CDS encoding methylenetetrahydrofolate reductase (NAD(P)H) MET12 (5,10-methylenetetrahydrofolate reductase), with the protein MEKITDKIAALPPDANYFSLEFFPPKTQMGFANLQARLERMAQALRPLFVTVTWGAGGSTAQRSLELAEICQRQLQLTTCLHLTCTNMSRALVDEALEEAKVLGIRNILALRGDPPRSEEYNMHGEDDSNRDFTFAVDLVRYIRQKHGDYFCLGVAAYPEGHPVDSFQDVQDPKTDLPYLVEKTQAGADFIMTQLTYDIEAYTRFENMLRNHESGAFKTIPIIPGLMPIHSYKILTRVTKLSHVQIPPQILSKLEEVKHDDDSVKRIGVDIISSLVDGMRDIPCPGLRGFHFYTLNLEKTVSFILERCDLIPPYSEDFDAIEEGGDISAMDGAHLRSLTRRRASSINSLPHNRVIVDKLHASEVSSKASVSHEAPATSAGMPAMPPDRSTTLQISEGLGALGREATWDDFPNGRWGDARSPAFGEIDGYGPSLHVPPAVAHRIWGFPVSHEDISALFHRHVSGELHMVPWSEGGAEEGSSGLNAETEVIRPELLQLIDGNGWWTLASQPAVNGVRSDDPIYGWGPPREGFVFQKPFVEFFCPSKDYHSILKPLLQKHGHEKLAWFAANVKGDFESSLPAQTSDADPIEMNPNNVNCVTWGVFRGKEIVTPTIIEEVSFRAWGDEAFRIWDEWRRIYPRNSATERFLNDIKDDVWLVCVVGQDFGAGTEMGSEEEEDEKKFMWRVLLNAKK; encoded by the exons atggagaagatcacgGACAAGATAGCGGCTTTGCCGCCGGACGCAAACTACTTCTCTTTGGAGTTCTTCCCTCCAAAGACTCAGATG GGTTTCGCCAACCTTCAAGCCCGCCTGGAACGCATGGCACAAGCTTTGCGACCATTGTTTGTCACTGTCACCTGGGGCGCTGGAGGTAGCACTGCACAAAGATCTCTGGAGCTGGCGGAAATCTGCCAGCGCCAGTTGCAATTGACAACATGTTTACATCTTACATGCACCAACATGAGTCGGGCCTTGGTAGATGAGGCACTAGAGGAGGCCAAAGTATTGGGAATTCGCAATATTCTGGCTCTTCGTGGTGATCCGCCGCGCAGTGAGGAATACAACATGCATGGAGAAGACGACAGCAACAGGGACTTTACGTTTGCCGTAGATCTAGTACGGTACATTCGTCAAAAGCATGGTGATTACTTTTGTCTAGGTGTGGCTGCCTACCCAGAAGGTCACCCAGTCGATTCCTTCCAAGACGTCCAGGATCCCAAGACAGACCTTCCATATCTAGTAGAGAAGACTCAGGCGGGTGCAGACTTCATAATGACTCAGTTGACGTATGATATTGAGGCATACACCAGGTTTGAGAATATGCTACGGAACCATGAATCGGGCGCATTCAAGACCATTCCTATCATTCCTGGCTTGATGCCAATCCATAGCTACAAGATCTTGACGAGGGTGACAAAACTCAGCCATGTCCAAATTCCGCCTCAGATCCTCTCGAAGCTAGAAGAAGTTAAACACGACGATGATTCTGTGAAACGCATTGGTGTGGATATAATCAGCAGTCTTGTGGATGGCATGAGGGATATCCCCTGTCCTGGACTCCGAGGGTTCCATTTCTATACACTGAACCTTGAAAAGACGGTGTCTTTTATCCTTGAACGCTGTGACCTTATCCCTCCTTATTCTGAAGATTTCGATGCAATCGAAGAGGGAGGTGATATCTCTGCGATGGACGGGGCTCATCTACGCTCTTTAACCAGGAGAAGGGCTTCGTCTATTAATTCCCTTCCCCATAATCGGGTCATTGTAGACAAACTACATGCATCTGAAGTGTCATCAAAAGCCTCCGTTTCTCATGAGGCCCCTGCTACTAGTGCTGGAATGCCTGCGATGCCACCAGATCGCAGTACAACTCTTCAGATTTCCGAAGGCCTAGGTGCACTTGGTAGGGAAGCTACGTGGGACGACTTCCCCAACGGTCGCTGGGGTGACGCTCGTTCGCCGGCATTCGGTGAGATTGATGGCTATGGCCCATCATTACACGTTCCTCCTGCAGTTGCTCACAGGATCTGGGGTTTCCCTGTGTCGCATGAGGACATCAGCGCTCTCTTCCACCGCCACGTCTCGGGTGAACTGCATATGGTTCCATGGTCAGAAGGCGGTGCTGAAGAAGGTAGCTCTGGCTTGAACGCAGAAACAGAAGTCATTCGCCCGGAGCTTCTGCAACTCATTGATGGTAATGGCTGGTGGACTTTGGCATCTCAGCCAGCTGTGAACGGCGTTCGTAGCGATGACCCTATCTACGGCTGGGGTCCCCCTCGCGAAGGATTTGTTTTCCAGAAACCATTCGTTGAGTTTTTCTGTCCCAGCAAAGACTACCACTCAATACTCAAGCCACTACTTCAGAAGCACGGTCATGAGAAACTTGCCTGGTTCGCCGCCAACGTTAAGGGTGACTTCGAATCGTCTCTGCCGGCCCAAACCTCCGATGCTGATCCCATCGAAATGAACCCGAACAACGTCAACTGCGTGACATGGGGTGTCTTTCGTGGAAAAGAAATCGTCACTCCCACTATCATTGAAGAGGTCAGTTTCCGCGCTTGGGGTGACGAGGCGTTTCGGATATGGGATGAATGGCGCCGCATCTACCCCCGTAACTCCGCAACCGAACGCTtcctcaatgatatcaaggacGATGTTTGGCTCGTCTGCGTTGTCGGGCAGGACTTTGGAGCGGGCACCGAGATGGgatcggaggaagaggaggatgagaagaaattTATGTGGAGGGTGCTATTGAACGCAAAAAAATAA
- a CDS encoding tRNA-ribosyltransferase family protein (queuine-tRNA ribosyltransferase): MGSDASQRPPNDMVNFGLLNSATASTLAPRLGKLAIAGRNAILTPHYIPLTSRGTVPHIAHDVMREQTAISGLYFGLEDFIEKLQKKGCPPVYKTPAAPNESPLRNFVCLPEDPVLVLGPRRVPPLACPASNTPNSIAVLTTVGFAQLETGQYVEAVQKMRPDIAVGLADLVLTHRPGTKRQGKMVDRTHAFTTYSTEQLYGDAVSEENRSKTAYFAPILPLDNAQQTLYLEDLEDELRRYISGLALYESASLSVVPESLGDLPRLLFSEPATPHDILREVSLGADLLTIPFLGDTSDAGMALDFVFPPPSDAPATEPKPLAIDLWAPTFTTDTAPLQEACQCYTCRNHHRAYIHHLLSAKEMLAWSLLHLHNLHTMDSFFAKIRESIEQGTFESDVQRFQRTYAPQLPEKTGEGPRVRGYQAPSRGPNEPRRNPRAYGRLDIIEKFAESQSSVATPDTGAEGLEEHGFAKKLSS, from the exons ATGGGTTCTGATGCTTCACAACGGCCTCCGAATGATATGGTCAATTTTGGTCTTTTAAATTCCGCTACTGCGTCAACATTAGCCCCGCGATTGGGCAAGCTGGCAATCGCGGGCAGGAATGCTATCCTTACGCCGCACTACATCCCATTGACGTCGCGGGGAACTGTACCACATATCGCGCACGATGTCATGCGCGAGCAGACTGCAATTAGCGGTTTGTATTTTGGTCTAGAAGATT TCATAGAAaagctgcagaagaaaggatgCCCACCGGTCTACAAGACGCCAGCTGCACCGAATGAGTCGCCCCTGCGCAACTTTGTTTGCCTCCCCGAAGATCCTGTACTGGTTTTGGGCCCACGTCGCGTGCCTCCGCTCGCCTGTCCCGCATCGAATACGCCAAACTCGATTGCTGTGCTCACCACCGTTGGATTCGCACAACTGGAGACTGGTCAATATGTCGAAGCCGTGCAGAAAATGCGTCCAGATATTGCGGTGGGTTTGGCCGATTTGGTCTTGACCCATCGGCCTGGGACGAAGAGACAAGGGAAGATGGTGGATAGGACTCATGCGTTCACTACGTATTCTACGGAGCAGCTTTATGGGGATGCGGTCTCAGAGGAGAATCGCTCGAAGACAGCTTACTTTGCTCCCATACTACCATTGGACAATGCGCAGCAGACACTGTATTTGGAAGACCTGGAAGACGAACTCCGAAGGTACATTTCCGGTCTTGCGTTGTATGAGTCGGCATCGCTGTCTGTCGTTCCCGAATCTTTAGGAGATCTTCCCCGGTTGCTCTTCAGTGAACCAGCTACTCCACATGACATCTTGCGCGAAGTCTCCCTTGGCGCTGACCTTCTAACAATTCCGTTCTTGGGTGACACCTCGGATGCTGGCATGGCCTTGGACTTTGTCTTTCCGCCACCATCTGATGCCCCTGCCACAGAACCCAAACCGTTGGCGATTGATCTATGGGCGCCTACTTTCACAACAGACACAGCGCCGCTCCAAGAAGCATGCCAGTGCTACACGTGCCGAAATCATCATCGCGCATatattcaccatcttctgTCGGCGAAGGAAATGCTGGCTTGGtctctcctccatctccacaaTCTCCACACGATGGATAGTTTCTTCGCGAAGATCAGAGAAAGTATCGAACAGGGTACTTTCGAGTCGGATGTTCAAAGATTCCAGCGCACCTATGCCCCTCAGCTACCTGAAAAAACAGGCGAGGGCCCAAG AGTCCGTGGCTACCAGGCCCCAAGCAGGGGACCAAATGAACCTCGCCGCAACCCTCGCGCATATGGTCGCTTGGACATCATAGAAAAGTTTGCCGAATCGCAATCCTCCGTCGCTACCCCGGACACGGGGGCCGAGGGGCTTGAGGAACATGGGTTTGCCAAGAAGCTGTCTTCCTAA
- a CDS encoding bifunctional thymidylate/uridylate kinase (thymidylate kinase/adenylate kinase), which produces MSENTISGGTRGALIVVEGLDRAGKSSQCENLRDYLQESGHSVKYVRFPDRTTAIGKLIDSYLRGQSQLDDHSIHLLFSANRWEIAKVIEEDIAKGITVIVDRYSYSGAVYSAAKGIPTLSLGWAWQPEVGLPRPDMCLFLRISPTEAAKRGGFGVERYENETMQSRVRELFQTLFDLQPNGDIHVVNAGRSFQEVSEEIRGKATDCIARVEIIGPLRKFDMVAA; this is translated from the exons ATGTCAGAAAATACAATCAGCGGAGGAACGCGTGGGGCTCTCATTGTCGTCGAGGGCTTGGATCGAGCTGGAAAGTCAAGCCAGTGCGAGAACCTGCGCGACTACCTGCAAGAGTCAGGCCACTCAGTAAAATATGTTCGGTTTCCAG ACCGCACCACGGCCATTGGCAAACTAATTGATAGCTACTTACGTGGCCAGTCACAGTTGGACGACCACTCAAttcacctcctcttctctgccAACCGTTGGGAGATTGCCAAGGTTATTGAAGAAGACATAGCCAAAGGGATCACTGTGATTGTGGACCGTTATTCATACTCTGGTGCCGTATACTCTGCCGCAAAAGGAATTCCAACATTATCTCTTGGTTGGGCATGGCAGCCAGAAGTCGGATTGCCCCGACCAGATAtgtgccttttccttcgtaTCTCCCCTACAGAAGCCGCAAAGCGGGGCGGATTTGGCGTGGAGCGGtatgaaaatgaaaccatGCAGAGCCGTGTGCGCGAGCTCTTCCAGACTTTATTTGACCTGCAACCCAACGGCGACATCCACGTTGTGAATGCAGGAAGATCATTCCAAGAAGTATCAGAAGAGATTCGAGGCAAAGCAACTGACTGTATAGCACGCGTTGAGATTATTGGGCCTTTGCGAAAGTTTGACATGGTTGCAGCTTGA
- a CDS encoding structure-specific endonuclease subunit SLX1 (GIY-YIG type nuclease), which yields MANVDDVHTKPIPAFYCCYLLRSTVRQTSLYIGSTPHPSRRLAQHNGVSRGGARKTANDKRPWEMVLIVEGFMSRTAALQFDTIYTTWAWQKPGKSRHLGDDDNTESAREKGKTRPRGPARSLKGHLENLHALLRSTYFSGLPLRVRFFADDVHQLWRVWSDRIDGFIPEHIKVIPDGSCFENRQPGIEYLRVGSVEHIQVDYSKIHSYLEKTTFQLDDPEDLQCKVCQAPVVPKEELVLVCPQTRCYCVSHLLCLSARFLDSTKDRGRLIPISGKCPGCHKTIQWSLMMQELSFRTRGAKELQAILRKKKRGDCRVKDVPEKDTDDVGTVTAECCDFPESVGGSIEGPGDASDESTHDDVRLDDDWYESLGIESDHEIADWSESHPAMPTRVEIVIEDSDCDNTG from the exons ATGGCCAATGTAGACGACGTTCATACAAAACCGATCCCGGCCTTTTATTGCTGTTATCTTCTCCGATCAACCGTTCGGCAAACTTCTCTATACATCGGCTCTACTCCTCACCCATCTAGACGGCTTGCGCAGCACAATGGTGTCTCAAGAGGCGGAGCACGTAAAACTGCAAATGACAAGAGACCTTGGGAAATGGTGCTCATTGTAGAAGGCTTCATGAGTCGGACTGCTGCCTTACAGTTTGA TACCATATATACGAC GTGGGCATGGCAGAAACCAGGCAAATCTCGCCATCTTGGTGATGACGATAATACGGAATCTGCTCGAGAGAAGGGTAAAACCCGGCCTCGTGGCCCCGCGAGGTCCTTGAAAGGGCACTTGGAGAATTTGCACGCTTTGCTACGGTCGACATACTTCTCTGGTCTGCCCCTCAGAGTACGATTCTTTGCTGACGACGTTCATCAACTGTGGAGGGTCTGGAGTGATCGCATCGATGGTTTCATTCCAGAGCACATCAAAGTTATCCCAGATGGTAGCTGTTTCGAGAATAGGCAGCCTGGTATCGAGTACCTGAGAGTAGGTAGCGTCGAACACATTCAGGTTGACTATAGTAAAATACATAGTTACCTGGAGAAGACAACATTTCAACTGGacgacccagaagacttgCAGTGCAAAGTTTGCCAGGCACCAGTTGTCccaaaggaagagctggtaCTCGTCTGCCCTCAGACGCGCTGTTACTGCGTAAGTCATTTATTATGTCTATCGGCTAGGTTCTTAGATTCTACCAAAGACCGGGGAAGACTCATTCCCATATCGGGCAAATGCCCTGGATGCCACAAAACTATTCAATGGTCCCTGATGATGCAGGAATTGAGTTTCCGGACCCGAGGAGCAAAGGAATTGCAGGCTATtttgaggaagaagaaacgaggGGACTGCAGGGTAAAAGACGTTCCGGAAAAGGACACTGATGATGTGGGGACAGTTACTGCAGAATGCTGTGACTTTCCTGAGTCAGTTGGTGGATCAATAGAAGGGCCAGGCGATGCCTCCGATGAAAGTACCCACGACGACGTCCGTCTAGATGATGACTGGTATGAGTCGCTGGGCATCGAATCAGACCATGAGATCGCTGATTGGTCGGAAAGCCATCCTGCAATGCCCACACGAGTCGAAATAGTCATTGAGGATAGCGATTGTGATAATACAGGATAG